A part of Desulfofundulus salinus genomic DNA contains:
- a CDS encoding SAF domain-containing protein has translation MSKLPKLSLKKKNTSFWVAVLLSLAAAFSLYATFHLIYRPVKVVMVTKEVRPGEQIQKDALKEGTVLAGDLNPKAVRSLDAAVGKYAASPLYPGEQLIADRLVQDPDKATGAFSYLQPDETYVGFNSEEARWPKGIKEGDTVTAVAVMDTEARIVGKKLKVIGTDKPVPVLGQVQVMKQAVPDNASTITIAVPRNMVADLLYAKVKSKAFYLLPEHPKLVFQGEGEIVTAESGPQKQQ, from the coding sequence TTGTCTAAACTGCCGAAGCTCAGTCTCAAAAAGAAAAATACTTCCTTCTGGGTGGCCGTGCTGTTGAGCCTGGCCGCCGCCTTCTCGCTCTACGCTACCTTTCACCTGATTTACCGTCCCGTCAAGGTGGTCATGGTGACCAAAGAAGTCCGGCCGGGGGAACAGATCCAGAAAGATGCACTCAAGGAGGGCACGGTATTAGCCGGCGACCTCAACCCCAAAGCCGTCAGGTCACTTGATGCGGCTGTAGGAAAATATGCCGCCTCGCCGTTATACCCCGGGGAACAGCTCATCGCAGACCGGCTGGTGCAGGACCCAGATAAGGCGACGGGGGCTTTCAGCTACCTCCAGCCCGACGAGACGTACGTCGGCTTCAATTCGGAAGAAGCCCGCTGGCCCAAGGGTATAAAGGAAGGGGATACCGTCACGGCGGTGGCCGTTATGGACACCGAAGCCCGCATTGTCGGCAAGAAGCTCAAGGTGATCGGTACCGACAAACCCGTTCCCGTACTGGGGCAGGTGCAGGTGATGAAGCAGGCCGTGCCGGACAACGCCTCCACCATCACCATCGCCGTGCCGCGCAACATGGTGGCTGATCTGTTGTATGCGAAGGTCAAATCAAAGGCTTTTTATCTCCTGCCGGAACACCCCAAACTGGTATTCCAGGGAGAGGGAGAAATTGTTACGGCTGAAAGCGGGCCGCAAAAACAACAGTAG
- a CDS encoding CpaF family protein, which translates to MEFRDILKQVRYRVVKKYGDLFLQDCEDRTRQEGVIRKEIRDLVGREDLALEKEVISYLIGLGPVERFLEEPDVNEIMINKRNEIWVERAGKKMERVDVEFESDEELLAFVHRIVHRCGRRVNFNKPLVDARLPDGSRVNAVVPPSAPNPVVTIRRFVVNYFSEEDLIAQGYMNREMAGFFRYAVRGKLNIIVCGATGSGKTTFLRLLASYIPENERLIVIEDTRELALDHPHVVSLEACEKASIYELMVNSLRMRPNRIILGEVRGAEAFELLQAMGTGHEGSLTSLHTNFGKMEAIHRLVRAMIRVGGMTAEDLIAQIAETVDITVFIKKFPDGKRRITHVTEVMSEGGRPVFNDIYRYDYAGANHVAVGRLSDATLERMRENLLGEPLPAIAPFGKKPEGGKTCLALHAL; encoded by the coding sequence TTGGAATTCCGCGACATTCTAAAGCAGGTCAGGTACCGCGTGGTAAAAAAATACGGCGACCTGTTCCTGCAGGACTGCGAGGACCGCACAAGACAGGAGGGGGTCATCAGGAAGGAAATCAGAGACCTAGTGGGACGGGAGGACCTTGCTCTTGAAAAGGAAGTCATCTCCTACCTTATCGGCCTCGGGCCGGTGGAACGGTTCCTGGAAGAGCCGGACGTCAACGAGATAATGATCAACAAAAGGAATGAGATCTGGGTCGAACGTGCCGGCAAGAAAATGGAGCGGGTTGATGTGGAGTTCGAAAGCGACGAGGAACTGCTGGCGTTTGTCCACCGTATAGTGCACCGGTGCGGCCGCCGGGTGAACTTCAACAAACCTTTGGTAGACGCCCGACTCCCCGACGGGTCGCGGGTGAACGCAGTGGTCCCGCCTTCGGCGCCCAACCCGGTGGTCACCATCAGGAGGTTCGTGGTCAACTATTTCTCCGAGGAAGACCTGATAGCCCAGGGATACATGAACCGGGAAATGGCCGGTTTCTTCCGGTACGCCGTCAGGGGCAAGCTGAACATCATCGTGTGCGGGGCCACCGGTTCCGGTAAAACGACTTTTCTCCGGCTCCTGGCCAGCTACATTCCAGAGAATGAAAGGCTCATTGTTATTGAAGACACCCGGGAACTGGCCCTGGACCACCCCCACGTGGTGTCCCTCGAAGCGTGCGAAAAGGCCAGCATATACGAATTAATGGTAAACTCCTTACGCATGAGGCCCAACCGGATCATCCTGGGAGAGGTGCGGGGGGCCGAGGCTTTCGAGCTCCTCCAGGCCATGGGCACGGGCCACGAGGGAAGCCTCACATCGCTTCATACCAACTTCGGCAAAATGGAAGCCATACACCGGTTGGTCAGGGCTATGATCCGGGTGGGCGGCATGACCGCCGAAGACCTGATCGCCCAGATTGCCGAGACGGTGGACATAACCGTGTTCATAAAAAAGTTTCCCGACGGCAAACGAAGGATTACCCACGTGACTGAGGTGATGAGCGAAGGAGGCCGGCCCGTATTCAACGACATCTACCGGTACGACTACGCAGGCGCAAATCACGTGGCCGTGGGGAGGCTTAGCGACGCAACCCTTGAGCGTATGCGGGAAAACCTCCTGGGTGAGCCCCTTCCCGCCATCGCTCCCTTCGGGAAAAAGCCGGAAGGGGGTAAAACATGCTTGGCGTTGCATGCGCTTTGA
- a CDS encoding type II secretion system F family protein, translating to MLGVACALIAAAALAWHIALKKENPVVSGVRGLLARAEAESEAMFLAPGGKKDTGWKLHRLGVRIGYRTFLFLVGAVGVFLAAVSLIVLKNPFLAVISFVLTLAFAHGQVDVLYRKRKAVIDEQAEVALQMLAGLYQVTGDLVDSLRKVSQGTASPLKEELQRVVTEYNAGKDLGAALRDFAERADNRDIELFVQGVSLSEHYGTDTSQVIKHIAETIRNRLLLRDELKAETRGQSMTINLFLFLVPLAAAAIWVFSPTSREVLTESLAGKVVLSAVAVVEYVAWYLTRRKGVVEEL from the coding sequence ATGCTTGGCGTTGCATGCGCTTTGATCGCCGCGGCAGCTCTGGCCTGGCACATTGCGCTTAAGAAAGAAAACCCGGTTGTCTCCGGAGTGAGGGGCCTGCTGGCCCGGGCGGAAGCCGAAAGCGAGGCCATGTTCCTTGCCCCGGGAGGGAAAAAGGATACCGGGTGGAAGCTGCACCGGCTGGGCGTAAGGATTGGCTACCGCACTTTTCTTTTCCTGGTTGGTGCGGTGGGAGTCTTCCTGGCGGCGGTGTCCCTCATCGTGCTCAAAAACCCGTTTCTGGCGGTTATATCCTTCGTCCTGACCCTGGCCTTTGCCCACGGCCAGGTTGACGTGTTATACCGGAAACGCAAAGCGGTAATAGACGAACAGGCCGAGGTTGCCCTGCAAATGCTGGCAGGGCTCTACCAGGTTACCGGAGACCTGGTGGACTCGCTCAGGAAGGTGAGCCAGGGCACCGCCTCCCCCCTGAAGGAAGAACTCCAGCGGGTGGTAACGGAGTACAACGCCGGGAAGGACCTGGGAGCCGCCCTGAGAGACTTCGCGGAGCGAGCCGACAACCGGGACATAGAACTGTTCGTCCAGGGGGTGTCCCTGTCGGAGCACTACGGCACTGACACGTCGCAGGTGATCAAACACATCGCCGAAACCATCCGCAACCGCCTGCTCCTGCGGGACGAACTGAAGGCGGAGACAAGGGGCCAGAGCATGACCATCAACCTCTTTTTGTTCCTGGTGCCTTTAGCGGCGGCGGCAATCTGGGTGTTTTCCCCCACCTCCAGGGAAGTGCTCACGGAAAGCCTGGCCGGGAAAGTCGTTCTATCAGCAGTAGCGGTCGTCGAATATGTAGCGTGGTACCTTACCCGCAGAAAAGGGGTGGTGGAAGAACTATGA
- a CDS encoding type II secretion system F family protein codes for MTALSCVLVFLALLAWLLRRFEDFPGPLEVLKGFGSLAASPQKLKELGVRLETLNIKVSPELFTAFRLAGALVLTAAGGVAIWKSPFAGVALLFLAFLAYKFPEWQLARLEKARKEEIGREFPLMVDMVRIYARAADLYQALKIVPYALKGELAKQMHILSAELEIAPMAEALENFAHRCGLRQVQDFVGVVLQGIRSGMDVDEILQRYSSMAYERRVTEIKRKIKAQPLILSVLPGLLMFSLIILWVLPMYSNIIQKLKAF; via the coding sequence ATGACGGCCCTTTCGTGCGTGCTGGTGTTTCTGGCACTGCTGGCGTGGTTGTTGAGGCGGTTTGAGGATTTTCCCGGTCCGCTGGAAGTCCTGAAAGGGTTCGGCTCCCTGGCGGCGTCCCCTCAAAAACTCAAAGAGCTCGGTGTCAGGCTGGAGACCCTGAACATAAAGGTTTCGCCGGAACTGTTCACGGCGTTCCGGCTTGCGGGGGCGCTGGTCCTGACCGCCGCCGGTGGAGTGGCGATCTGGAAATCCCCCTTTGCAGGTGTGGCACTTCTGTTTCTGGCCTTTCTGGCCTATAAATTTCCCGAATGGCAGCTCGCCAGACTGGAAAAAGCCCGGAAGGAAGAGATCGGCCGGGAGTTTCCGCTCATGGTGGACATGGTCAGGATATACGCCCGGGCAGCGGACCTTTACCAGGCCCTCAAGATCGTGCCCTATGCTTTAAAGGGAGAGCTGGCCAAACAGATGCATATTTTGAGCGCGGAGCTTGAAATCGCCCCTATGGCCGAGGCGCTGGAAAACTTCGCCCACCGGTGCGGGCTCCGCCAGGTGCAGGACTTTGTCGGCGTGGTTCTCCAGGGGATACGGTCCGGTATGGACGTGGACGAAATATTGCAGCGTTACTCCAGCATGGCTTACGAACGCAGGGTGACGGAGATTAAAAGGAAAATCAAAGCGCAGCCGTTGATTCTTTCCGTTCTGCCCGGCCTTTTGATGTTCAGCCTGATCATACTCTGGGTCCTTCCCATGTACTCAAATATCATCCAGAAGCTTAAGGCTTTCTGA
- a CDS encoding Flp family type IVb pilin, whose protein sequence is MKNFFRRFLSDEKGNAFIENGLWIIVVVLLVAGAGYALANQGIKTKFDQIQTQVTNTQVPNISGQ, encoded by the coding sequence ATGAAAAACTTCTTCAGACGCTTTTTATCCGACGAAAAGGGCAACGCTTTCATCGAAAACGGCCTGTGGATCATTGTGGTGGTCCTGTTGGTAGCCGGCGCCGGGTACGCCCTGGCCAACCAGGGTATCAAGACCAAGTTCGACCAGATCCAAACTCAGGTCACCAACACCCAGGTGCCGAATATAAGCGGGCAATAA
- a CDS encoding TadE/TadG family type IV pilus assembly protein, with product MSFRKDSRGSASVEALFVIAILLMLFFFVVEMGFLMYDWAVINHAASAAAVEAAMNGRFSADIRQAMAEHIKKMTTEGNTMGTDASGTSLPGSVNPGTIYVYGTDANMNVQRGGTITVGVAYPFRFKTFLFDALGRWLTGEDQVVLKVKMTAVSEVYFEQ from the coding sequence GTGAGTTTCCGGAAAGATTCCCGGGGTTCCGCCAGCGTCGAAGCCCTGTTCGTCATCGCCATCCTGCTGATGCTGTTCTTTTTTGTCGTAGAAATGGGATTTTTAATGTACGACTGGGCGGTGATAAACCATGCCGCCAGCGCGGCGGCGGTGGAGGCGGCCATGAACGGCCGCTTCTCCGCCGACATCCGCCAGGCCATGGCGGAACACATAAAGAAAATGACCACAGAAGGCAATACGATGGGCACCGACGCCTCCGGTACCTCGCTTCCGGGGAGTGTCAACCCGGGAACCATATACGTCTACGGCACGGATGCGAACATGAACGTCCAGCGGGGTGGGACGATTACCGTGGGAGTGGCATATCCCTTCCGGTTCAAAACGTTCCTTTTTGACGCCCTGGGCCGGTGGCTCACCGGGGAAGATCAGGTTGTCCTGAAAGTTAAAATGACGGCGGTCAGCGAGGTGTATTTTGAGCAATGA
- a CDS encoding HD-GYP domain-containing protein gives MKNALILHRPGLPGWLAKMLKHQGPNRLAVQMLAWHEMLYYHAIATAVYAESVGRALGFVGEELEYLIQGAFFHDCGKICWPSALLDKRELGEEDRRLVHVHPIAGVYYIREHWPDAPELVCRIVKEHHERPDGSGYPNGLKDGDIHPLSVIVAAVEVFMALIEHRPYRDKSFTRAEALAELERQGFPGEVVRVLADIREVVVGKVVGV, from the coding sequence GTGAAGAACGCACTCATTCTCCACCGCCCGGGCCTGCCCGGGTGGCTGGCCAAAATGTTGAAGCACCAAGGTCCGAACAGGCTGGCCGTGCAGATGCTGGCCTGGCACGAGATGCTGTACTATCACGCCATTGCCACGGCGGTCTACGCTGAATCCGTAGGTCGGGCGCTGGGTTTTGTGGGGGAGGAGCTGGAATACCTCATCCAGGGTGCATTCTTCCATGACTGCGGAAAAATATGCTGGCCGTCCGCGCTCTTGGATAAGAGGGAGTTGGGCGAAGAGGACCGCAGGCTGGTGCACGTGCACCCCATAGCGGGGGTGTACTACATTCGGGAACACTGGCCCGACGCGCCGGAGTTGGTGTGCCGCATAGTGAAGGAACACCACGAGAGGCCGGACGGGTCGGGCTACCCGAACGGCCTGAAGGACGGGGATATACACCCGCTGTCCGTCATCGTCGCGGCGGTGGAAGTCTTCATGGCGCTAATAGAACATAGGCCCTATAGAGACAAAAGTTTTACCCGGGCCGAGGCACTGGCGGAGCTGGAAAGGCAGGGCTTCCCGGGGGAAGTGGTCCGGGTGCTGGCGGATATAAGGGAAGTGGTGGTGGGGAAGGTGGTTGGAGTATGA
- a CDS encoding DUF3800 domain-containing protein translates to MAEKVFNVYIDEAGDEGFKVVANKWLSSRWFVIGALVVPAEFDREMASVINKIKDRIKYRNKLKPLHFCKLNHKKKKVAIQEIKEKGHFRLIITGVYKPDLIKDGVLKNEKQFLYNYITRYLLERVTWLADEYKRKVRLTFENRSNTSFDQLDNYIQQVLKDPKCQIRKDMILSWRVLNKSQSKNLQVADSLVSSVYAALEPDDYGNIETSYIMELKEFLYIRKGNLFSYGLKLFPYSGDSRILQERILG, encoded by the coding sequence ATGGCGGAAAAAGTATTTAATGTTTATATTGACGAGGCCGGCGACGAAGGTTTTAAAGTTGTTGCTAATAAGTGGCTGAGCAGCCGTTGGTTTGTAATCGGAGCTCTTGTAGTACCGGCAGAATTTGATCGCGAAATGGCCTCTGTTATAAATAAAATTAAGGACAGGATCAAATATAGAAATAAATTAAAGCCATTACACTTTTGCAAATTGAACCATAAAAAGAAGAAGGTTGCGATTCAAGAAATAAAGGAAAAGGGGCATTTTAGACTGATTATAACTGGTGTTTATAAACCGGATTTGATTAAGGATGGAGTTTTAAAAAACGAGAAACAGTTTCTATATAACTACATTACTCGGTATTTACTTGAAAGGGTAACCTGGTTGGCAGATGAATATAAAAGAAAAGTTCGTCTTACGTTTGAGAACCGAAGTAATACATCTTTTGACCAGTTAGATAATTATATTCAACAGGTATTGAAAGATCCTAAGTGTCAAATAAGGAAGGACATGATACTGTCTTGGCGGGTTCTAAACAAAAGTCAAAGTAAAAACCTTCAGGTTGCTGACAGTTTGGTAAGTTCCGTATACGCTGCTCTGGAACCTGATGATTATGGAAACATCGAGACATCCTATATAATGGAGCTGAAAGAATTTCTATATATTAGAAAAGGAAACTTGTTCAGCTATGGATTAAAATTATTTCCATATTCAGGAGACAGTCGGATTCTCCAAGAAAGAATCCTTGGCTAA
- a CDS encoding aspartyl-phosphate phosphatase Spo0E family protein has product MYLLNHGRVILRLEKARRELLATDPGDKEKLLAVSRKVDKLIVEYHRTKHDLRTGRLRLEDNCTCISLV; this is encoded by the coding sequence ATGTATCTGTTGAATCATGGCAGGGTGATCCTGCGGCTGGAAAAAGCAAGGAGGGAGCTACTGGCTACCGACCCGGGCGACAAAGAGAAACTTCTGGCGGTCAGCCGGAAGGTGGATAAACTGATCGTGGAGTATCACCGAACAAAGCACGATCTCAGGACCGGACGGCTGCGACTGGAGGATAACTGTACCTGCATTTCTCTTGTTTGA
- a CDS encoding DUF3006 domain-containing protein, which produces MLIIDRFEEDWAVIEFGQKTFNIPKVLIPPEAREGDVINIHITLDRKATDTRAGAIKRLVDELFED; this is translated from the coding sequence ATGTTGATCATTGACCGGTTTGAAGAAGACTGGGCCGTTATCGAATTCGGCCAGAAGACCTTCAATATTCCAAAAGTCCTGATTCCACCCGAAGCCCGGGAAGGAGACGTTATCAATATACATATAACCCTGGACAGAAAAGCCACTGATACCAGGGCCGGAGCCATCAAGCGGCTGGTAGACGAACTTTTTGAGGATTAG
- a CDS encoding Ada metal-binding domain-containing protein yields MTPKANGSRYIGNKNSKKFHRPDCRWAAEIAPHNRVEFKSREEAVAAGYVPCKVCRP; encoded by the coding sequence GTGACGCCAAAAGCGAATGGAAGTAGGTACATAGGTAACAAGAACAGCAAGAAATTCCACCGCCCGGACTGCCGGTGGGCGGCTGAAATAGCCCCACATAACCGGGTAGAGTTCAAATCGCGTGAAGAGGCGGTAGCGGCAGGGTATGTGCCGTGTAAGGTATGCAGGCCGTAG